The Apium graveolens cultivar Ventura unplaced genomic scaffold, ASM990537v1 ctg4346, whole genome shotgun sequence sequence AAGGCGAGTAAATTGTTGTCTAAGGGTTGTGATGGCTACCTTGCTTTCGTGAAGGATACATCGAATGATGAACCTCGCATCGAGGATTATCCAGTTGTCATGGAGAATGAAGATGTGTCCCCGATGAGCTACCAGGTTTGCCACCACATAGAGAGGTGGAGTTTACTATTGAACTTGTTCCAGATGTCGAGCCTATTTCTAAGGCGCCATATCGAATGACACCACTtgagttgcaagaattgaaggagcaGTTACAAGAGTTGCTGGATAGAGGATTTATCAAGCCAAGTGTGTCTCTGTGGGGCGCTCCTGTgctgtttgtgaagaagaaggatggttccatgaggttgtgcattgactacaTGGAGTTGAATTAGGTGATTGTCAGAAACATGTATCCTTTGCCACGCATTGATGACTTTTTTGATCAGTTACAAGGGGCGAAGTACTTTTCGAAGATATATTTAAGATCTGGTTACCATCAGTTACGAGTAAGAGAAGAGGATATTTCgaagactgcatttcgcactcgttatggtcattatgagtttctcgtgatgcccgttgggttgacgaatgcactagcggtatttatggattagatgaatcgggtctttcatgattatctggataaatttgtggtggtcttcatcgatgatatcttgatatactctaggagcATAGAGTAGCATGAGGATCATCTATGTActgtacttgaaattttgagggagaagaagttgtttgcgaaattttccaagtgtgaattctggttggaggaagtggcattcttggggcatattgtgtctggtaggggcattgagttggatcctgcgaaagtcgaggctattactaattggcccagacctagcaatatgacggaggtgaggagtttcttgggtttGGCAGGTTACTAGAGGCGTTTTGTGGAAGGTTTCTCTTCCATAGCTTTGCCATTGACTCAGCTAATAAGGAAGGGAATTAAATTTGAGTGGAATGATGATCgtgagaagagctttcaagagttgaataaAAGGTTGATGTTAGCTCCAATACTCGTGTTGCCATCAGGAAGTGGAGGTTTTCAGGTTTATAGCGATGCTTCCAAGAGAGGATTGGGGTGTGTTCTTATGCATCATGGGAAAGTGATTTCTTACGCCTCAAGGAAACTTAAACCTTATGAGGTAAActatcctacccatgacttggaattagcagctgTGGTTTTTTCTTTGAAGATCTGcagacattatttgtatggagatacttgtgacatctttactgatcacaagagtctcaaatacatcttcactcaaaaggagcttaacatgaggcagtagaggtggcttgaacttcttaaggattatgatgcaaaTATTCAGTACCATCCAGGGAAGACGAATGTAGTAGCGGACGCTCTTAGTAGGAAAAACTTTGGGAAtgttgcatctctcattactcagccgcaccttatttcagatttggagtgattgggtgttgagttgtatgttagaggGTAGGAAGGTAGCATTGCAAGTTTGAAAGTGGAACCGAATCTTATTTCAAGGGTTAAGAAAGCTCAGAAGAATGATAAAGGTTTGGATCTATTAGATCCGAGGTGGCAGGTGGAAAGCAAACACATTTTCGTGTTGATGAGGAATGTGTGATATGGTAGGGTGGAAAATTGTGCGTGCCTGCAGACCCGACGATTCGTGAAgaaattttgaaggaggctcatagttcttcattcTCTATTCATCCAGGTTCCACTAAGATGTATAAAGATTTGAAGAAATacttttggtggagtggaatgaagggagacatagcagaatttgtgggaaaatgtcttacatgtcaataagtgaagatagaccatcagaggcctagtggGTTGTTACAACAACTAGATATCccagtttggaagtgggaaaacattactatgAATTTTATGACTCATTTGCCGAGAACTTTCAAGAAGAATGATGTcatatgggtggtggttgatagacttACTAAGTCCGCTACTTTTTACCTATTAGAGAGACTACTCCTGTTTATGAGTTGGCAGAGATTTTTCAGCGAGATATTGTTAGACTTCATGGTGTGCCTGTATCGATAGTTTTTGAAAGGGATACGAGGTTTACATCGCATTTTTGGAAGGGGTTCCAGCAAGCTTGGGTTACGAGACTTAATTTTAGTATAACTTATCATCCATAGACCGATGGGCAGTCAGAAAGGACTATCTAGACGTtggaggatatgttgagggcATGCGCTTTGGAGTGGACATGTGATTGGGATAAATATTTGTATTTGGTAGAGTTTACGTATAATAACAGTTGGCacgcgagtattggtatgccaccatttgaggcTTTGTATGGTAGAAGGTTTAGGGCACCATCTTGTTAGGATGACATTAGTGAGAGAATCATTGAAGGACCAGAGCTAGTTAGAATCACTAATTAGAAGGTAGAGAAAGTTAAAGAATGTTTGAAGGAAGCCCGATCACGTCAAAAGAGTTATGCGGATCAACACCAGAAGTTTGGTGGATTTGagccaggtgatcatgtgttTTTGAAGGTGTCTCCTTGTAAGGGTGTGAAGCGTTTTGCTATGAAGGGAAAGCttagtccgagatatgttggaccttttgatgttatggagaaagttggggaagtatcttatagagttgcgttgccgccacaactatctcatgtgaataatgtgtttcatgtgtctgTTTTGAGGGGCTATAAATATCATCCATTATACATAGTTCAATATCCATTGCATAAGATTAGAAATGATCTTTCTTGTGATGAAGAAGCTGAGACTATCTTAACTCGAGAGGAGCGAGTTTTGAGGAAGAACACCATTCCGTTTgtgaaagttttgtggaaaaatcattcgGAGAGAGAGGCTACTTGGGGATTAGAATAATCTATTCGTGAGAAATATCCGCATTTGTTCGATTCAGGTACGAGTATATAGTTTCATTTGATTTCGGGGACGGAATCCGttttaagggggtatatatgCAATATACgtgaattttatatattttagataaagaagtaataataataataataataataaaaataataaaatctaTTTTAAAAGAGAGTTGgatataaatttaaatttctaATTAGAATAGAAATCGGTTTGTTATGACCAAGTCGTGCATATAAATATTATATCAACCCTAATGTTAAAACCATATTCGTGGGATTGTTATTAGAGCCGCGAAGAGAGAAAGCATAATAGAGAGAAGATGACATTAGAGATCATCTTTTCAGTTTAAAAATCAAGAAGGTATTCTTTAACTACTTATTTGTATGCATTGGTATGTTAggttaaaaattaacatatattatatatattgcaTGTGTTATTTGTGTCAAATACATTGATTTCATCTTTTGAGTTTTACATTCAAAATTTAGCCATACTTTGTTAATTGTTGCTCCCTTTtgttatataatatttatatacatGATTCTTCTatgaaataaaaaattataatatttaactGCATGATGGTATGCTAATTGTGTTAGTAACCCACATGAAGTCAACAATTACATATAAGTCTTATGTTATGTCGTATTGTGTGTTATTtacttttttttttgaaagagtgtgttatttacttttaaaattatgtttacgatttattaatttaaattagtTTGGTATTTTTATATGTTAGTtcttaatatattttatttacgTATGTGGTTAAGTATAATCCATCACTGGATTTAAGTTATGTATCACTAAATTCATGGTttgtgtttataattaaaatatcaATTACTAGTGTACTAGCTCTAGTAATCCCACTACATGTGATTATTGCTCTGTTTTCCTTGTTCATGACCATGTCTCTTAATTCCAACGTAATTTTGTTTTAATTCAATTTTTTAGACTTTAATCAAATTCACGTTTTTGACTTtaagttaataaaataaataatatctTTAGTTGCTCTACGTGATTAGTTAGGTTCAATTTTTTAGTGGTTCTACTCTCATGCTCTATAAGACTAAATagattaatatatatatatatatatatatatattatgtgcATGCATATGGTCTCTGTATTTCACCTAATGTCAAGGTCATATTGAAGCCATGATGGACATCTAAAACTAGCTcctatattttattatataataatttgtTATTATATAAATCTCAAAGCAATTGTTTATTGGTCAAAGTGAAGTTTATGGTCATGTGATGCATAACAGTCATTTTCTTAATTTGGTTGCTTATATTATACTAGAGCCTCAGATAGAAATATTAGTTGCAAAAATAAaacttataaatatttaatagTGAGGATTGCTCGTGGTGGCTGAATAAATTAAATGAATACATAccaattaatataattaattcTGTTATCTAGATCGGGGCCTGGGAATTTAGAGGATCGTGTCTCGATTTTATTAGTATTTTAGCTGCGATATTTAaggcgtatccttctgttagctcttgggaggagcttttgcgtatttgatatttgttcagaaTACGTGGTTGCACCCAGAGTTtaatttgtgatttgatttatggtgacgttgtatatgccgtacacgttatccattctgttgcacacgttaggtaccctatgatgtgtgtattgtatctgttctgatctcaCTATGAAATATCCTAATCCCTCCATGCCTGGTTTTAAAATTACTGTGTTATTATAATCTGTGAAATATTCATTTCTAATTTtctgttttataaattgtattccaacAAATCCGTACCGGGCGTTTGGCTCACGCCGTATTATTTTTCTGGCTGGTGCTTAGGGGATCTGGaactgtgtgatggagagctacctCATTTATTGTTTAGGATTTCGGATTTTATCATTatctagacttaattatttaattagaaattTCTACATTTATATATTGGTTTAAAgattttggagatttaatattattttggagattttagactgttaaattattgttagaaatatattagtaTTTTGTTTACAGgtttttggattttaagtaatatcaCCTTCAAAACATATTAATTATTTAGGAGTACTTTATGAATAtgtatattaattatttattattaaaatacatGATGTATATGTGCTCATATAACTACTCTGCTCTAAGTACATATTTAGGATATTTTTCACTGTTTATTATAAATGATTTAGGAGTACTTTAATCAAAATTTTGTGATGTTTAATGTTACTCTGTGAGTTTGTCTTTTGATAAGAGTCTAGATGATTGATACATTTTCTGGATTTTGTAAGACAAAAATCAATGGTCAAATATAGTGGTTCGTTTGTATTTATATTCTGGGCCCAACATCTCTTTCAAATAATGTACCAACAATAACTGTATGGTTTCTCTGAACTTCTGAAGTAATGCAGGACAAACATCGTATGGTTTCTTGTTTAGTTTGGTTGTTAAATGCACTTGTGAAAATATGACTTTGGTTACTTCAACTGTGTCTACGAAGTCTTTGAACAATGGACAACAAGTAGAGGGCAATCAAGGGTATGTACAGATCTATGGACTTTAAACAGAAACATGTAAATGTGCATTGCAGTTGCAGACATATAATTAGTTGACAACCAAAGGGTTTTATGAGCATTTCTTGATattaattttcttttattcttcTTTTGATTTTGATCAAAATGAACATGATGGTGAATGCAACTCAACCTCTGCATGTATTTGTTGTCGTACTTTTTCTGCTATGCATGAAAACATGGCCCGTCGAGTCAGAATCCTTACCAAAAGTTGGCAAGATGGTGATGCAGACGGAGAGAAAAGCTTTGCTTGCTTTTAAACGAGACGTGGGTGTAGCAGATAAACTCGGTCTTGTTAATTCATGGAACAAGGAAGAAGATTGCTGCAAATGGAAAGCTGTTGGCTGCGATTATTTCACCGGTCATGTAACTCACCTTTATTTTTCTTCTCTTATAACAATATCTTCGAAAAATTCAACTGCCGGTATTAGTATCGGTAGTAGAATCAGTCATTTGTTGCTTGATTTACCATATTTAACATACTTGGACCTCAGTAGCAATTTTCTTGGAGGACTGATGATTAACGATTTTAATCTCACTCTCACAAAGTTAGTTCACCTTGATCTTTCAGATTCTTACATAGGGAGATACATTCCCTATCAGATTGGGAACCTCTCTAACTTGCAGTACTTAAATCTCAGCTACTGTGATTTTAGCGGTTCTATCCCAAAGTTTATTGGCTCACTCAACAGCTTAAGATACCTTGATATTTCCTCTAATAACTTTACAGGTGTTATTCCACATGAGCTTGAGAACCTATCCAAGTTGGAACATTTTGATCTTGCGTATAATTCTTTTCTAACAGGGGGAGGGAACTTTGAGTGGTTGTTCAATCTATCTTCTTTGAGACACCTTGATTTGAGTTTCATCAGCATTAATCAGTCCACTATTTGGCCAAGCTTTATCCAGCGGATTCCTTCTATATCAGTTCTGCGTCTAAATGGCTGCAATCTCTCAGCTCAATCAACCTTTAGCAATTTTTCTTCCTCTATCTCTGCCCTTCATCTTGGTGGAAATTACATCACTTCATCAATTTTTGATTGGCTTTCCCAATTGAATGGAAGTCTGATAAAACTTAATCTGCGCTATAACGTGTTAGAAGGTAGAATTCCAGAGTCTTTTCGTCATATGAATGCTCTTACCCATCTGGATCTCTATGCAAATCAATTTAATGGAGATCTTCCAAAATCAATCCGTAATTTGTCTAATTTGAAAGTTGTGGATTTCAGTTATAACTTTTTCACTGGGAACCTTGAAAATCTTATAGCCACACATTTTCCTCTTTTGCAAGAATTGTTGATACACGACAACCAATTTACTGGTTCGCTACCTGATTTCACAATACTATCATCTCTCAGAATCCTAAAAGTCAGCTATAATCAGTTAAATGGACATCTACCAACAGTCTTTGAACACCATTCAGCTCTACAATTCTTGGACTTGTCAAATAACCATCTTAGAGGCTCTTTACCAGATTTTACAGGATTTTCATCATTGAGATTTTTATATCTCTATAGTAATGAGTTTTCTGGGAGTCTTCCTGATTTTACTAAATGTTCATCTTTGCGAGTATTGTTCGTCAATGGGAATCAACTTACCAAATGGGAAGCTCAGTCCACCGGACTAGTCTCTAGCCTTGAGGAACTGGACCTTTCAAAGAATTCCATCCGCAGTACCATCTCTGAAGCACATTTGTCCAATCTTTCCAGGTTAGAGTACCTGCGCACATCATTTAATTTTCTGACATTTGAGTTCAGTTCTGACTGGCTTCCTTCTTTCCAGCTTCGGGAACTTTGTCTGGCATCATGCAAGTTGGGGCCAAAATTCCCAAATTGGATTCGAAATCAACGACATATCGATCACCTTGATCTCTCCAACAGCCAAATATTAGGTACTCTCCCTATATGGTTCTGGAGCTTCTCAAGAACACTGTATCATTTAAATCTCTCTTCCAACAAAATTACGGGCAAGTTTCATTCCAAAAGAGTTCACGTTCAAGAGATAGATTTGAGTTCAAATTATTTTGATGGACCACTACCACAAATTTCTGCAGAATGTTTGCAAATAAATCTATCTCAAAATAAGTTTTCAGGAACACTCTTTTCTTTATCTGCTGTTGATGACTTATCTTTAAGGTTTCTTGATATCTCACATAACCAGTTGTCTGGAGCACTTCCTGAAAATTGGATGCACTTTCAACTTCTAGTATATCTTAATCTAGGATCAAACAGATTTTCTGGTAGAATTCCAAGGTCAATAGGGCGTCTATCTAAGATCGAGACTCTGATTTTACGAAACAATAAACTCTATGGTGAGCTGCCTGAATCTCTAAGCAATTGCAGCAGCCTGGGTTTTATGGATTTTGGGTTGAATAAGCTATCAGGAATGGTTCCGTCATGGATTGGGGAAGACCTGCCATATTTGTATGCTCTAATCCTAAAATTCAATAGATTTTCTGGAAGCATTTCTGACGAAATATGTCACCTATCGAATCTTCATTTCCTAGACCTGTCCATGAACAGAATTTCTGGAACTATTCCTCCATGCTTTGATAATCTTACTTCCATCATCCAAAAAGATACTGAAGTCGCAGAACATAGCTACTTCTCATCAATAGCACCATCAACATCGCTTGGACCAAGCTATAGTTATTTCGATAATGCATTGGCAAGATGGAAAGGGCAGGAGTTAGTGTTTGGAAGAAATTTTGCATATCTCAAGGTAATTGATTTGTCAATTAATCAATTGACTGGAGAAATTCCTATAGGGCTAACCAGACTTAGTGAACTCAAGGGATTAAACTTGTCAGGAAATATGTTTTACGGAAATGTTCCACAGGAGATTGGAAAATTGAAAGTGTTAGAGAGCTTAGATTTGTCAACAAACATATTTTCAGGAGAAATTCCTTCAAGCATGTCTGGATTAAATTTTCTTGCATTTTTAAATCTCTCAAACAACAACTTTCTGGGAAGAATTCCATCTGGTACTCAACTGCAAGGATTTAGCAATTCCACATATCAGGGGAACAGTGGACTCTGTGGTAAGCCACTCACAAATATTTGTTCTGAAGATGAACCAGCTGATTACATCCGTCCTTCATCCATCGAGTATGCAGTTGATATAGACGACAGTGAATATGAAAGGTGGCTTTATATAAGTGTAGTGCTTGGTTTCAGTATTACTTTTTGGGGTATCATTGGAACTTTAGTCCTTTGTCGTCGTTGGAGACATGCATATTTCCTCTTTTTGGACCATTTAAAAGAGCAAACTTATGTTGCAATAGCCTGGCGCATTGCCAGATTTCAGGGAAAGGTTTGAAAATCTCAGCCGGTCTACTTGGTTGATCATGCTCTGCATAAATTTGGGGCTGAATTATGTAAATCTTTTTTCAATGAAGGTTAGTCACATTTGAATGATGAATTTCTTCGATACTCTTGCTTCATCTTGAAGTTGCGTTAGACTTGGAACTTACATGTTATGCTATTTTGATGATTACTTTACTGCAATATAAATAGAAGTAGAGAAGGCAATGAAGAATCGCCTAAATGCAATATGAACATTATGAATGAAGAATGCACTGTAACAAAggcacacacacacgcacaccaGAATCAAAACAGAGATTTATTGTTCACGGATCCATACTAATACAGAAATTACACAATTACATGCAATTCAATTTAGTCTAACCAGAAATATCAATGGACTTGACCTCCATCTTGGTGACAGTAACAGTTAGAACTCCATTCTCCATTCCAGCTTTCACCTCATCCACCTTTGCATCCTCTGGCAGCCTCAATCTCCTGAGCTTCTTTCCATGTGATGCCACCTGTCATTTTTCTCCTCCTTTTCTTTGTTCCGCTCCCTGATTATCTGAAGAACCTTCCCTTCTTCTACCTTTTATCTTCACCTCTTCTTTCTCGAGGCCTGGAAGATCGGCTTTAAACATGTGAGCCTCCGGAGTCTCCTTCCAATCAATGCACGTGTTTGCAAATGCTGCTATCTCTTTCCCAAAATCAGAGGAAGTGAGTACAGGGGAAGTCTTGGATTGGATCCCAGACATCGAGAGAGAATGGGTCAAAAATGTTGCTTCTTCGGCTACCAAAAAAGCTAGGAATGATCGACATTGACTAAGAATAATCTGATTTATAAGACTGAAAAAAATCGATTGCTTACTTATGCTTTTGGTCTTTGATACTGCCTTTGAGGAGATTGGGTAGGGAGGTACTTATAGCCATATAAGGAACTTCAACAAGGCTGATAGTTTAGCATCAGGATTAATAACACAAACTTGTCTCAAGAATAAGGAAGGAGTTTTCTAAAAACCTTAAGAATAAGGATAATGCTATAGATATCAAAGTGGGTATAAAATTATTACAATATGATGTGTTGTTGGGAAATAATTAATCAGTATGTTGTAGGTAAATTTCTTTTATATCTAATTTAAGATCTCTGACATTCTTGTAAGAAGAATTTGTCCCAAGACAACTGGTAACACCACTATGCTTGTAAACATAATGTTGCTCTCTTCCTTGAAGAAGGTGAAAAAATATATATTGCTCTCTAAGGATGAAGTTGGCAAATCAGTTTAATAAAAGCAAGCTAGTAAGAAGTAACAACTTCCTCTCCGCTTCATGTTGACAATTGAAGCATTTCACAGACTTGACAAACTAAAGAGTATTCATGTGCAGTTTTTGTTGGTATTTATGCTTTCACTTGGCCTCTACATTTCGGTCAAAATTACCAAAATGACGCATGCAATTCATCCTCTGcttttgtaagttgtaattttcatgttatgcacaaaaacttATTAGTCGCTTCGATCAGAATCCTTATCCAAAGAGGGCAACCAGATCATCATATGTTTCCCTAAACGTTGTAGCTGAAAGACTATCCTAGCTTACCGCATATATGTAGGAGTTATTTTCAATCATTGAATAAGTTATAAACTAGTATAATTAATTAACAAGTTTCCAAATATTTAAGCTTTCATGAACTGTGATAACTGACCATGTGTTGAGACAAAATCGAGCCCAGAACTTGAACAATAGTATATTTTACCAAAACTAAATTTGTTAAtcacaatttttgaaaatattattatacCAACAGTTAGCATCATACCGCCTGCAGAGGCAAAGAATCTTGGCAGTTACTGTCATATTGACTTGAAGAGTCCCACTGGACAAGTAAAGCATCAGTGTTCCAGTCACGAGTCAATCAAGTCTTTATACTCTATGATAACATTGAAGAAATGGCTATTGGCTTGGCGTGTTAGACTAATCAGGTCGGGTCCGAAATTGCAACGCGTATGTATTTTTGCTTGGAAGACAGGGCTGTTTCTTGTTTTTTGATGTTAAGTATGTGGACTCAATATGAGAGTTGATTATGTCAATGATATAATGAATGCAATCAAGACTGAACACAATGTGGTTAGGGTTCGTTTCACTGTTCTGCTTTCATATAGATTGCTGGACCTAACTATCAAATATGGAATGCAAGTATATAAACACTTGactaaccaaagggttattaCGTGATTAATTTTCTTTCGTTTCCCGTCTTGATGTTAGTTAACAATCCAGTGATGAAAACTGCAATTCATCCTCTGCATGTAGTAGTTGTTGTACTCTACCTGCTATGCATGAAAGCATCCTCAATCGGATCAGAATCCGTATCTAAAAATGCCAACTTGATGGGGTGCATGGAGAAGGAGAGAGAAGCTCTGCTGCTGTTTAAACAAAGCCTGGTAAATGAAACTCATCTTCTCGATTCATGGAACAAGGAACAAGAAGAAGATTGCTGCAAATGGAAAGGTGTTGGCTGTGATTATCTCACTGGCCATGTAACTCACCTTCAACTTTCATCTCTTA is a genomic window containing:
- the LOC141701757 gene encoding receptor-like protein EIX2, which encodes MNMMVNATQPLHVFVVVLFLLCMKTWPVESESLPKVGKMVMQTERKALLAFKRDVGVADKLGLVNSWNKEEDCCKWKAVGCDYFTGHVTHLYFSSLITISSKNSTAGISIGSRISHLLLDLPYLTYLDLSSNFLGGLMINDFNLTLTKLVHLDLSDSYIGRYIPYQIGNLSNLQYLNLSYCDFSGSIPKFIGSLNSLRYLDISSNNFTGVIPHELENLSKLEHFDLAYNSFLTGGGNFEWLFNLSSLRHLDLSFISINQSTIWPSFIQRIPSISVLRLNGCNLSAQSTFSNFSSSISALHLGGNYITSSIFDWLSQLNGSLIKLNLRYNVLEGRIPESFRHMNALTHLDLYANQFNGDLPKSIRNLSNLKVVDFSYNFFTGNLENLIATHFPLLQELLIHDNQFTGSLPDFTILSSLRILKVSYNQLNGHLPTVFEHHSALQFLDLSNNHLRGSLPDFTGFSSLRFLYLYSNEFSGSLPDFTKCSSLRVLFVNGNQLTKWEAQSTGLVSSLEELDLSKNSIRSTISEAHLSNLSRLEYLRTSFNFLTFEFSSDWLPSFQLRELCLASCKLGPKFPNWIRNQRHIDHLDLSNSQILGTLPIWFWSFSRTLYHLNLSSNKITGKFHSKRVHVQEIDLSSNYFDGPLPQISAECLQINLSQNKFSGTLFSLSAVDDLSLRFLDISHNQLSGALPENWMHFQLLVYLNLGSNRFSGRIPRSIGRLSKIETLILRNNKLYGELPESLSNCSSLGFMDFGLNKLSGMVPSWIGEDLPYLYALILKFNRFSGSISDEICHLSNLHFLDLSMNRISGTIPPCFDNLTSIIQKDTEVAEHSYFSSIAPSTSLGPSYSYFDNALARWKGQELVFGRNFAYLKVIDLSINQLTGEIPIGLTRLSELKGLNLSGNMFYGNVPQEIGKLKVLESLDLSTNIFSGEIPSSMSGLNFLAFLNLSNNNFLGRIPSGTQLQGFSNSTYQGNSGLCGKPLTNICSEDEPADYIRPSSIEYAVDIDDSEYERWLYISVVLGFSITFWGIIGTLVLCRRWRHAYFLFLDHLKEQTYVAIAWRIARFQGKV